The following coding sequences lie in one Babylonia areolata isolate BAREFJ2019XMU chromosome 7, ASM4173473v1, whole genome shotgun sequence genomic window:
- the LOC143284308 gene encoding uncharacterized protein LOC143284308 has protein sequence MADQSPVKCKSSWENLVGKTYDEAAKVIKGENPELEVVKVCPGQPVTRDYRFNRVRIFVDDKGKVSETPKTG, from the exons GATCAAAGTCCTGTTAAGTGCAAATCTTCATGGGAGAATCTTGTTGGCAAG acctATGATGAGGCGGCCAAGGTAATCAAGGGAGAGAATCCTGAATTGGAG GTGGTAAAGGTATGCCCTGGACAACCCGTAACCAGAGACTACCGCTTCAACCGAGTTCGCATCTTTGTCGACGACAAGGGCAAGGTTTCCGAGACCCCCAAAACAGGATGA